A window of the Cynocephalus volans isolate mCynVol1 chromosome 10, mCynVol1.pri, whole genome shotgun sequence genome harbors these coding sequences:
- the LOC134389463 gene encoding keratin-associated protein 9-1-like — MTQSCCSPCCQPTCCRTTCCRTTCCQPPCGGSSCCQPNCCGSSCCGQSCGGSGCCQPCCRPTCCQTTCCRTTCCRPSCGCSPCCVSSCCRPSCGGSSCCQPSCCGSCCCQPCCRPTCCQTTCCRTTCYRPSCGCSPSCGSSCCQPCSC; from the coding sequence ATGACCCAATCCTGCTGCTCCCCTTGCTGCCAGCCTACCTGCTGCAGGACCACTTGCTGCCGGACCACCTGCTGCCAGCCCCCTTGTGGTGGATCTAGCTGCTGCCAGCCCAACTGCTGTGGGTCCAGCTGCTGTGGCCAAAGCTGCGGTGGGtccggctgctgccagccttgctgccgCCCAACTTGCTGTCAGACCACCTGCTGCAGGACCACTTGCTGCCgccccagctgtggctgcagtccttgctgtgtgTCCAGCTGCTGCCGCCCTTCCTGTGGTGGATCTAGCTGCTGCCAGCCCAGCTGCTGTGGATCttgctgctgccagccttgctgccgTCCTACTTGCTGTCAGACCACCTGCTGCAGGACCACCTGCTACCGTCCAAGCTGTGGCTGTAGTCCTTCCTGTGGATCCAGCTGCTGCCAACCATGCAGCTGCTGA